In Phocoena sinus isolate mPhoSin1 chromosome X, mPhoSin1.pri, whole genome shotgun sequence, a genomic segment contains:
- the LOC116747534 gene encoding spermine synthase-like: MAAARHSTLDFMLGTKADGETILKGLQSIFQEQGMMESVHTWQDHGYLATYVNKNGSFANLRIYPHGLVLLDLQSYDGDAQGKEVDSLLNKVEERMKELSQDSTERVKRLPPIVRGGAIDRYWPTADGRLVEYDIDEVVYDEDSPYQNIKILHSKQFGNILILSGDANLAESDLAYTRAIMGSSKEDYTGKDVLILGGGDGGILCEIVKLKPKMVTMVEIDQMVIDGCKKYMRKTCGDVLDILKGDCYQVLTEDCIPVLKRYIKEGREFDYVINDLTAVPISTSPEEDSTWEFLRLILDLSMKVLKQDGKYFTQGNCVNLTEALSLYEEQLGHLYCPVEFSKEIICVPSYLELWVFYTVWKKAKP, translated from the coding sequence ATGGCAGCAGCACGGCACAGCACCCTTGACTTCATGCTCGGCACCAAAGCTGATGGTGAGACCATTCTGAAAGGCCTCCAGTCCATCTTCCAGGAGCAGGGGATGATGGAGTCGGTGCACACCTGGCAGGACCATGGCTATTTAGCGACCTACGTAAACAAAAACGGCAGCTTTGCCAATTTGAGAATTTACCCGCATGGATTGGTGTTGCTGGACCTTCAGAGTTACGACGGTGATGCGCAAGGCAAAGAAGTTGACAGTCTTTTGaacaaagtagaagaaagaatgaaagaattgagTCAGGACAGTACTGAGCGGGTGAAGCGATTACCACCCATAGTTCGAGGAGGGGCCATTGACAGATACTGGCCCACTGCAGATGGCCGCCTGGTTGAGTACGACATAGATGAAGTGGTGTATGATGAAGACTCACCTTACCAGAACATTAAAATTTTACACTCaaaacaatttggaaatattCTCATCCTCAGTGGGGATGCTAATTTGGCGGAAAGTGATCTGGCGTATACCCGGGCCATCATGGGCAGCAGCAAAGAAGATTACACTGGCAAAGATGTACTGATTCTAGGAGGCGGAGATGGGGGCATATTATGTGAAATAGTCAAACTGAAACCAAAGATGGTCACTATGGTAGAGATTGACCAAATGGTGATTGACGGATGTAAGAAATACATGCGAAAAACATGTGGTGATGTCCTAGACATTCTTAAAGGAGACTGCTATCAGGTTCTAACAGAAGACTGTATTCCAGTACTGAAGAGGTACATCAAAGAAGGGAGAGAGTTTGATTATGTGATTAATGATTTGACAGCTGTTCCAATCTCCACATCTCCGGAAGAAGATTCCACATGGGAGTTTCTCAGACTGATTCTTGACCTCTCAATGAAAGTATTGAAACAGGATGGGAAATATTTTACACAGGGGAACTGTGTCAATTTGACTGAAGCCCTGTCACTCTATGAAGAACAGCTGGGGCACCTGTATTGTCCTGTGGAATTCTCGAAGGAGATCATCTGTGTCCCGTCATACTTGGAATTGTGGGTATTTTACACTGTTTGGAAGAAAGCTAAACCTTGA